A single Streptococcus thermophilus DNA region contains:
- a CDS encoding phosphatidate cytidylyltransferase, giving the protein MQERLIGGGVAAAIFLPLLFIGGLPFQLLVGAMAMVAVSEMLRMKHLEIFSIEGVLSMLAAFILVVPIDHYFNSLPTDASVTGFAIISFLILAGTVLNSDHYSFDDAVYPITSAFYVGFGFQNLIAARLDSWEKVLFALFIVWATDIGAYLFGRRFGQKKLLPKVSPNKTIEGSVGGILSAIIVALLFGLINHNVYAPHSFFWLLICTILFSIFGQFGDLVESAIKRHFGVKDSGNLIPGHGGILDRCDSWIFVFPIMHLLGLF; this is encoded by the coding sequence ATGCAAGAACGTTTAATTGGTGGGGGTGTGGCAGCAGCCATTTTCCTCCCATTGCTCTTTATCGGTGGTCTTCCTTTCCAGCTTTTGGTTGGGGCTATGGCCATGGTTGCAGTGTCTGAGATGCTTCGGATGAAGCACTTGGAGATATTCTCTATCGAAGGTGTTTTGTCTATGTTGGCAGCCTTTATTTTAGTAGTGCCCATTGACCATTATTTTAACAGTCTTCCAACAGATGCCAGTGTGACAGGTTTTGCCATTATTTCTTTTTTGATTTTAGCAGGAACTGTACTTAATAGCGACCACTATTCTTTTGATGATGCGGTATATCCAATCACTTCTGCCTTTTATGTTGGTTTTGGTTTCCAAAATCTCATTGCAGCACGTTTGGATAGCTGGGAAAAAGTTTTATTTGCCCTCTTCATTGTTTGGGCGACGGACATTGGTGCCTATCTCTTTGGTCGTCGATTTGGTCAAAAAAAGTTATTGCCAAAAGTATCACCTAATAAAACCATTGAAGGTAGTGTTGGTGGTATCTTATCAGCAATCATTGTAGCACTACTCTTTGGGTTGATTAATCATAATGTCTATGCACCCCATAGTTTCTTCTGGTTGCTTATCTGTACGATTCTCTTTAGTATCTTCGGTCAATTTGGTGACTTGGTTGAATCAGCTATTAAACGACACTTTGGTGTTAAAGACTCAGGTAACCTTATTCCTGGACACGGTGGCATATTAGACCGTTGTGATAGCTGGATTTTCGTTTTCCCAATCATGCACTTACTAGGACTTTTTTAA